A DNA window from Blastocatellia bacterium contains the following coding sequences:
- the ppk1 gene encoding polyphosphate kinase 1, which yields MADSAKRKEKNQAQEAAKVALPPTLFLNRQLLFNRELSWLNFNARVLEEALDKSHPLLERLKFLAIFSTNLDEFFMIRVSGLKQQIEEGITELSFDGLTPGAQLKVIADRLHPMLADQMRCLKDDILPELVARDITVTPYRALSDRERRGLNDYFLQNVFPVLTPQAVDPSHPFPYISNLSLNLGVMIEPSDGLDDPLLMTGPRFARVKVPPLVPRLVPVGDSGTEFTLLEELVAANIHNLFPGMKIGEVHAFRVTRDADIEIREDEANDLLRTLEQELRRRRRFGSVVRLEVVATMPPDMVAYLTNSLDLTSDDVYVIDGPLNVPDLMALYKLERPELKDKPFIASIPAALRSNEPIFDVIKRQDLLVHHPYNSFSTVVDFIGSAAIDPDVLAIKMTLYRTGQDSPIVRALMEASERGKQVAVLVELKARFDEESNIGWARRLEQAGVHVVYGLLGLKTHCKLALVVRREGDSLHRYVHLGTGNYNATTARIYTDLGLFTANEQIGADATDLFNFLTGYSRQTEYRRLMVAPVNMREQVAELIDREIEHQKAGRPARIIAKINSLTDTKVIRHLYEASQAGVQIDLLVRGVCSLRPGVPGLSDKIEVVSIVGRFLEHSRIIYFENGGDEDIYIGSADWMQRNLDRRVEILVPIEDPRLKHHLKNEVLDVCLRDNVKGRRLLLNGNYQRIIPPEGSERLNSQTYFMEHYSAIHD from the coding sequence ATGGCAGATTCCGCCAAACGTAAGGAAAAAAATCAGGCGCAAGAGGCAGCCAAAGTGGCGCTGCCGCCGACGCTCTTTCTCAACCGCCAGCTGCTGTTCAACCGCGAGCTGAGCTGGCTCAACTTCAACGCTCGCGTCCTCGAAGAGGCGCTCGACAAATCGCACCCGCTGCTTGAGCGCTTGAAGTTCCTGGCCATCTTCTCGACCAACCTCGACGAGTTCTTCATGATCCGCGTGTCGGGTTTGAAGCAGCAGATCGAAGAGGGCATCACCGAATTGTCGTTCGACGGGCTGACGCCGGGGGCGCAGCTGAAAGTCATCGCCGACCGCCTGCACCCGATGCTCGCCGATCAGATGCGCTGCCTGAAAGACGACATCCTGCCGGAACTGGTGGCGCGCGACATCACCGTCACGCCCTACCGGGCGCTCTCGGATCGCGAGCGCCGCGGCCTGAACGATTACTTCTTGCAAAACGTCTTCCCGGTCTTGACGCCGCAGGCCGTAGACCCGAGCCACCCATTCCCTTACATCTCGAACCTCAGCCTGAACCTCGGCGTGATGATCGAGCCATCTGATGGATTGGACGACCCGCTCTTGATGACCGGGCCGCGCTTTGCGCGCGTCAAAGTGCCGCCGCTGGTGCCGCGCCTCGTCCCCGTCGGCGATTCGGGCACCGAGTTCACGCTGCTTGAAGAACTGGTCGCTGCCAACATTCACAACCTCTTCCCCGGCATGAAGATTGGCGAGGTTCACGCCTTTCGCGTGACGCGTGACGCCGACATTGAAATCCGCGAAGACGAAGCCAACGACCTGCTGCGCACGCTCGAACAGGAGCTGCGCCGTCGCCGCCGCTTCGGCAGCGTCGTGCGCCTGGAAGTCGTCGCCACCATGCCTCCCGATATGGTGGCTTATCTTACCAATTCGCTCGACCTGACGAGCGATGATGTTTATGTGATTGATGGCCCGCTGAATGTGCCCGACCTGATGGCGCTCTACAAGCTCGAACGCCCGGAGCTGAAAGACAAGCCGTTCATCGCTTCGATCCCGGCGGCGCTGCGCTCGAACGAGCCGATCTTTGACGTCATCAAGCGCCAGGACTTGCTCGTGCATCACCCGTACAACTCGTTTTCGACGGTCGTCGATTTCATCGGCAGCGCCGCCATAGACCCTGACGTTTTAGCCATCAAGATGACGCTCTACCGCACGGGGCAGGATTCGCCCATCGTCCGCGCCTTGATGGAAGCCAGCGAGCGCGGCAAGCAGGTAGCGGTGCTGGTCGAATTGAAAGCGCGCTTTGACGAAGAGAGCAACATCGGCTGGGCGCGGCGGCTGGAGCAGGCGGGCGTCCATGTGGTTTACGGCCTGCTCGGACTGAAGACGCATTGCAAGCTGGCGCTGGTGGTGCGCCGCGAAGGCGACTCGCTGCACCGTTATGTCCACCTCGGCACGGGCAACTATAACGCCACGACGGCGCGCATCTACACGGACCTCGGGTTGTTCACCGCCAACGAGCAGATCGGCGCCGACGCGACCGACCTGTTCAACTTCCTGACCGGCTACTCGCGGCAGACCGAATACCGCCGCCTGATGGTTGCGCCGGTGAACATGCGCGAGCAGGTCGCCGAATTGATTGACCGCGAGATCGAGCACCAGAAAGCCGGGCGACCGGCGCGCATCATCGCCAAGATCAACAGCCTGACCGATACCAAGGTGATCCGTCACCTCTATGAAGCGTCGCAGGCCGGCGTACAGATCGATCTGCTGGTGCGCGGCGTCTGCTCGCTCAGGCCGGGGGTGCCGGGGCTTTCCGATAAGATTGAAGTCGTCAGCATCGTCGGACGCTTTCTTGAGCATAGCCGCATCATCTATTTCGAGAACGGCGGCGACGAAGACATCTACATCGGCAGCGCCGACTGGATGCAGCGCAACCTGGATCGCCGCGTCGAAATCCTCGTGCCCATCGAAGACCCGCGATTGAAGCACCATCTGAAGAACGAGGTGCTCGACGTCTGCCTGCGCGACAACGTCAAGGGGCGGCGGCTGTTGTTGAACGGCAACTATCAGCGCATCATCCCGCCCGAAGGCAGCGAGCGGCTGAATTCGCAGACCTACTTCATGGAGCATTACAGCGCCATTCACGACTGA
- a CDS encoding VOC family protein: MALGGVALHHVNVTVPPEREAEAKHFYGRVLGLEEIYKPDAALSRGAWYQLGAAQLHLSIEAAQPPSRRHVCYQVDDVEAAERHFRDAGIEVLDDERPIKGIKRFFLRDPGGNRIEITGGASEN, encoded by the coding sequence ATGGCGCTCGGAGGAGTCGCACTGCATCACGTCAACGTCACCGTGCCGCCTGAGCGGGAGGCCGAGGCGAAGCATTTCTATGGCCGTGTCCTCGGCCTAGAAGAGATCTATAAGCCCGACGCGGCGCTTTCGCGCGGCGCGTGGTATCAGCTCGGCGCCGCGCAATTGCACCTCTCTATCGAAGCCGCACAGCCGCCGAGCCGGCGACACGTCTGTTATCAGGTTGACGATGTCGAGGCTGCCGAGCGCCACTTCCGCGACGCCGGCATCGAGGTCCTCGATGACGAGCGCCCCATCAAGGGCATCAAGCGTTTCTTCCTGCGCGACCCCGGCGGCAACCGCATAGAGATTACCGGGGGGGCTTCGGAGAATTAA
- a CDS encoding alanine--glyoxylate aminotransferase family protein encodes MTSEKQPATERRTYEPFTPPRRVLLGPGPSPVEERILQAMAAPLLGHLDPVFLRCMDEIQELLRFVFETANRVTIPISATGSAGMEAALVNPIEPGDEVVVCIHGVFGERMLDIVGRCGGRPTAVRAEWGTAIDPEQVRAALASCSKPKAVAIVHAETSTGVLQDLKGLSGMAHDHGALLIVDAVTSLGGHPVGVDRNGIDVCYSGTQKCLGAPPGLAPVTFSERALEVIRNRRAKVQSWYLDISMVEKYWGGERTYHHTAPISMNYALREALQIVYEEGLEARWARHERNHRALVAGVEAMGLAMNVAPPDRLWSLNAVRVPDGVDDGRVRARLLNDDNIEIGGGLGPLKGKIWRIGLMGSGSARQNVRLVLDALQRALQAEGFACASGAEAAERVYESGAAS; translated from the coding sequence ATGACCAGTGAAAAACAACCGGCCACAGAGCGCCGAACCTATGAGCCCTTCACCCCGCCGCGCCGCGTGCTGCTCGGCCCCGGCCCCAGCCCGGTCGAAGAGCGTATCTTGCAGGCGATGGCCGCGCCCTTGTTGGGCCACCTCGACCCCGTCTTCCTGCGCTGCATGGACGAGATTCAAGAACTGCTGCGCTTTGTCTTCGAGACCGCGAACCGCGTGACCATCCCCATCTCGGCGACCGGCAGCGCCGGCATGGAAGCGGCGCTCGTCAACCCTATCGAGCCGGGTGATGAAGTCGTCGTCTGTATCCACGGCGTCTTCGGCGAGCGCATGCTAGACATTGTCGGGCGCTGCGGCGGTCGCCCGACGGCGGTGCGCGCCGAGTGGGGCACAGCCATTGACCCGGAACAGGTTCGCGCGGCGCTCGCGTCGTGCAGTAAACCGAAGGCTGTCGCCATCGTTCACGCAGAGACTTCGACAGGCGTGCTGCAAGACTTAAAAGGGCTGAGCGGGATGGCGCACGATCACGGCGCGCTATTGATCGTTGACGCGGTGACCTCGCTCGGCGGCCATCCCGTAGGCGTTGACCGCAACGGCATTGACGTCTGTTATTCGGGGACGCAGAAATGTCTGGGAGCGCCGCCGGGACTTGCGCCGGTGACATTCTCGGAGCGCGCCCTTGAAGTCATTCGCAATCGCCGGGCGAAGGTGCAGAGCTGGTATCTTGACATCTCGATGGTCGAAAAATACTGGGGCGGCGAGCGCACGTATCATCACACGGCGCCGATCTCGATGAACTACGCGCTACGCGAAGCCCTGCAAATCGTCTACGAGGAAGGGCTGGAAGCGCGCTGGGCACGGCACGAGCGCAACCACCGCGCCCTGGTTGCCGGCGTCGAAGCAATGGGGCTTGCGATGAACGTCGCGCCGCCCGACCGGCTGTGGAGCTTGAACGCCGTGCGCGTCCCCGATGGCGTAGACGACGGGCGCGTTCGAGCCCGCTTGTTGAACGACGACAACATCGAAATCGGCGGCGGGCTCGGGCCGTTGAAAGGCAAGATATGGCGCATCGGCCTGATGGGCTCTGGCAGCGCACGCCAAAATGTGCGGCTGGTGCTGGACGCCTTGCAGCGGGCGCTTCAGGCCGAAGGCTTCGCTTGCGCCTCGGGTGCCGAGGCCGCCGAGCGCGTCTATGAATCCGGAGCCGCAAGCTAG